The following proteins are encoded in a genomic region of Parachlamydiales bacterium:
- a CDS encoding proline dehydrogenase family protein: MNAYVEQARQLIKQSKAHASREKRIEDAIALTAILLKIAKEEQCPDEKQQQLMIAHLMENASGKLFITELTDQCFRTENNTRIADQIRYVIQKRGIPKGLPFTAGIELKAFSMLSKAFPSFLVPFVKQSIRKQVASVVVPGEPDKLKSYLDKRKKEGFRINLNYLGEAILGETEAQHRLNIYLNYLQQPEIDYISIKPSSIYSQINLLAWDKTLKILTERLRTLFKSAHEKDKFVNFDMEEYRDLAMTVEVFKKILDEPEFLQFSAGIALQSYIPDSHLYQQELTQWALNRVSKGGAPIKIRIVKGANLAMERVEASLKGWELAPYKEKWETDTNFIRMVDYALKPEHAKAVHIGIGSHNLFDISYALLLRAETELEKEVIFEMLEGMAPHISRAVKTIAGELLLYSPAVEEKEFHTALAYLMRRLDENTAPENFLHALFSMNVDTNEWHQQAKEFKLSCEVQQNVKFTPNRNQNRGRDTSAIPLFQNMFHNEPDTDWSQKGNRKWIETVIKQWEALKAVNIPLSIGGKAVPGQSSLPGIDPSRPEYPLYTYQLAGKEQVDQAVEIAKAGWKNSTLHERSGILQKVADELRRERGNLIGAMTADGGKTINEADAEVSEAIDFCEYYRRNAEDWALFNDIEWQSKGAVAVIPPWNFPCAIPVGGIAAALAAGNAVIFKPAAETVLVAWTLVQAFWRAGVPQHVLQFITGEDETTGTALIQHPQISAVILTGGTATAQHLLKLNPHIHLCAETGGKNSIIVTQLADRDLAIKDIIQSAFSHSGQKCSACSLLILLPEVYDDPKFKENLRDATASLTVGSAWDPSSKITPLIRPPIGPLLRGLTEQALGEEWVLQPNPTTDNPYLWSPGIKWGVTPDSYSYQNELFGPVLSVMRANDLEHAIKLANGTPYGLTAGIHSLDDREVQVWAEKIQAGNLYVNRSITGAIVSRQPFGGTKQSSFGPGLKAGGPNYLTQLFNPQQRGLPNDKGMLPDTLLHLNKHVQDLGWNADKLELWNSSLASYAYFQDLYFNSEHDPVHLMGQDNLLKYVPRRNVIIRIQIGDDPGDVLRLCAAGIISSSAVEVSLPPALITHEYFPASLLSKYPSLHFIAEDEGQLAHRMKDNRVNTVRYLSKPTDYAANALANNGCAIFVAAPLANGRLELLHFLREIALSIDYHRYGYLGDRAPEITANGGSANGICCGSTKPCCGGGYCDETG, encoded by the coding sequence ATGAATGCATACGTAGAGCAGGCTCGACAGCTTATAAAACAGTCCAAAGCTCATGCTTCCAGAGAAAAGCGCATAGAAGATGCCATTGCATTGACGGCTATACTCCTGAAAATTGCCAAAGAAGAGCAATGTCCTGACGAAAAGCAGCAGCAATTAATGATAGCCCATTTAATGGAAAATGCGTCGGGCAAGCTTTTTATTACAGAATTGACAGACCAATGCTTCCGTACCGAAAATAATACACGCATTGCGGATCAAATACGGTATGTCATCCAGAAAAGGGGAATCCCCAAAGGCCTCCCTTTCACTGCAGGTATTGAATTAAAAGCTTTTTCAATGCTTTCAAAAGCATTTCCCTCTTTCCTTGTCCCTTTTGTAAAACAATCCATACGCAAACAAGTGGCTTCCGTTGTGGTTCCCGGTGAACCGGATAAACTGAAAAGCTACTTGGATAAAAGAAAGAAAGAAGGTTTTAGAATTAATTTAAATTATCTGGGTGAAGCGATTCTAGGAGAGACTGAAGCACAGCATCGTCTGAACATCTATTTAAATTACCTCCAACAGCCCGAAATAGATTACATTTCCATTAAACCATCCTCCATCTATAGCCAAATCAACCTGTTAGCTTGGGATAAAACGCTCAAGATCCTTACAGAAAGATTAAGGACTCTTTTCAAATCCGCGCATGAAAAAGACAAGTTTGTCAATTTTGACATGGAAGAGTACCGCGACTTAGCAATGACAGTAGAAGTTTTTAAAAAGATTTTAGACGAACCTGAATTTCTTCAGTTTTCTGCCGGAATAGCCCTGCAAAGCTATATCCCCGATTCTCATCTCTATCAGCAAGAGCTTACCCAATGGGCGCTAAATCGTGTTTCCAAAGGGGGGGCGCCCATTAAGATCCGCATTGTCAAAGGGGCTAACTTAGCGATGGAAAGGGTGGAAGCTTCACTCAAGGGTTGGGAATTAGCTCCCTATAAAGAGAAATGGGAAACAGATACTAATTTTATCCGCATGGTGGATTACGCCCTAAAACCGGAGCACGCCAAAGCTGTCCATATCGGCATCGGAAGTCATAATTTATTTGATATATCCTATGCCCTACTCCTTAGAGCAGAAACTGAACTTGAAAAGGAAGTGATCTTTGAAATGTTAGAGGGCATGGCTCCTCACATAAGCCGTGCGGTAAAAACCATAGCGGGTGAACTGCTGCTCTATTCTCCGGCAGTGGAAGAAAAGGAATTCCATACTGCTTTGGCATACTTGATGCGCCGTTTAGATGAAAACACAGCACCGGAAAACTTCCTTCACGCCTTGTTCAGTATGAACGTAGATACCAACGAGTGGCACCAGCAAGCCAAAGAGTTTAAACTTTCATGCGAAGTTCAACAAAATGTGAAGTTTACTCCCAATAGAAACCAAAATAGAGGACGTGATACTTCTGCCATCCCTCTATTTCAAAACATGTTTCATAACGAACCTGATACAGACTGGTCTCAAAAAGGAAATAGGAAATGGATAGAAACAGTCATAAAGCAGTGGGAAGCTTTGAAAGCCGTTAATATTCCTTTGTCTATTGGCGGCAAGGCTGTTCCTGGACAATCATCCCTCCCGGGGATTGATCCTTCTCGGCCCGAATATCCTTTATATACCTACCAGCTTGCCGGCAAAGAACAAGTAGACCAAGCCGTAGAAATTGCTAAAGCAGGTTGGAAAAATTCCACTTTGCATGAACGCTCAGGCATACTCCAAAAAGTAGCCGATGAACTGCGTCGCGAAAGAGGAAACCTCATTGGAGCAATGACAGCCGATGGCGGCAAAACAATTAATGAAGCCGATGCAGAAGTGTCGGAAGCCATAGATTTCTGTGAATATTATCGGCGCAATGCTGAAGATTGGGCTCTTTTTAATGACATCGAGTGGCAGTCAAAAGGCGCTGTTGCAGTCATACCTCCTTGGAACTTCCCTTGCGCTATTCCCGTAGGTGGAATTGCGGCAGCCTTAGCTGCCGGTAATGCAGTCATATTCAAGCCAGCCGCAGAAACGGTTTTAGTCGCCTGGACCCTAGTCCAAGCCTTCTGGCGTGCGGGTGTTCCCCAGCACGTGCTCCAGTTTATTACCGGAGAGGATGAGACGACAGGCACAGCCCTAATCCAACATCCGCAAATATCTGCAGTGATATTGACCGGAGGCACCGCAACAGCTCAGCACCTGCTGAAACTTAACCCTCACATACACCTTTGTGCAGAAACAGGCGGAAAAAACAGCATCATCGTTACCCAGCTTGCTGACCGTGATCTGGCAATCAAAGATATTATACAATCAGCTTTCAGCCACTCAGGTCAAAAATGCAGTGCCTGTAGTTTACTTATTCTCCTTCCTGAAGTTTATGATGACCCTAAATTTAAAGAGAATCTACGCGATGCTACCGCCAGCTTAACCGTAGGCAGCGCTTGGGATCCGTCATCAAAAATAACGCCCCTCATCCGCCCACCCATCGGCCCCTTATTACGTGGTCTAACAGAGCAAGCACTAGGAGAAGAATGGGTTCTTCAACCTAATCCAACAACAGATAATCCATATTTATGGTCGCCCGGAATTAAATGGGGAGTTACGCCGGACAGTTATTCATACCAAAATGAGCTTTTTGGCCCGGTACTATCTGTAATGAGGGCTAATGATCTTGAACATGCCATCAAGCTTGCTAACGGCACACCCTATGGACTAACTGCCGGGATACATTCCTTGGATGATAGGGAAGTGCAGGTTTGGGCGGAGAAAATTCAAGCCGGTAATTTATATGTAAATAGATCTATCACCGGTGCAATCGTGTCACGGCAACCGTTCGGCGGAACAAAACAAAGCTCTTTCGGCCCAGGACTAAAAGCAGGCGGCCCCAACTACCTAACGCAGCTTTTTAATCCACAGCAACGCGGTTTGCCTAACGATAAGGGAATGCTTCCAGACACACTCCTACATCTAAACAAACATGTACAAGATCTTGGCTGGAATGCAGATAAATTGGAACTTTGGAATAGCAGTCTTGCTTCTTACGCCTATTTTCAAGACCTCTATTTCAATTCAGAACATGATCCTGTCCACCTTATGGGACAAGACAACTTACTTAAATATGTTCCACGAAGAAATGTGATCATCAGAATCCAAATAGGGGATGATCCGGGAGATGTACTAAGACTTTGTGCTGCGGGAATTATTTCAAGCTCTGCTGTTGAAGTCAGCCTCCCCCCTGCCCTTATTACACATGAGTATTTCCCCGCATCCCTACTTTCCAAATACCCCTCACTGCATTTTATTGCAGAGGATGAAGGTCAATTAGCACATAGAATGAAAGATAATAGGGTGAATACTGTCAGATATCTCTCAAAACCTACAGACTACGCTGCCAATGCTTTAGCAAATAACGGATGCGCCATTTTTGTTGCAGCCCCTCTCGCTAACGGACGTCTTGAACTCTTACACTTTCTTCGAGAAATAGCCTTAAGTATTGACTATCATCGGTATGGATACCTAGGTGACAGGGCTCCGGAAATTACTGCAAATGGCGGCTCTGCAAACGGTATATGTTGCGGCTCAA